From the Astyanax mexicanus isolate ESR-SI-001 chromosome 9, AstMex3_surface, whole genome shotgun sequence genome, one window contains:
- the cotl1 gene encoding coactosin-like protein, producing MATRIDKEACREAYNLVRDDTTDINWAAFKYDGPMIVPAGHGTDYADFKSQCSDDNRLFGFVRITTGDAMSKRAKFTLITWIGENVSGLQRAKISTDKTLVKDVVQNFAKEFMVSDMRELEEDYIRNELKKAGGANYDAQAE from the exons ATGGCAACACGGATCGACAAAGAAGCTTGCAGAGAAGCTTACAACCTCGTCCGAGACGATACCACAGACATTAACTG GGCAGCTTTTAAGTATGATGGCCCCATGATTGTTCCTGCAGGACATGGAACCGACTATGCAGACTTCAAAAGTCAATGTTCAG ATGACAACCGTCTGTTCGGTTTTGTGCGGATCACGACGGGCGATGCCATGAGCAAGCGTGCGAAGTTCACCCTCATCACCTGGATTGGGGAGAACGTGAGTGGACTGCAGAGGGCCAAGATTAGCACAGACAAGACACTGGTGAAAGACGTTGTCCAG AACTTTGCTAAGGAGTTTATGGTCAGCGATATGCGAGAACTGGAGGAGGACTACATCCGCAATGAGCTGAAGAAGGCTGGCGGTGCCAACTACGACGCACAGGCAGAATAG